A single window of uncultured Pseudodesulfovibrio sp. DNA harbors:
- a CDS encoding peptide transporter codes for MYDDKELKEYRDLMKPPDKFEEGFDWKMIVGAIFIGFLMMPGSMYLQLVIGQGIGPAARWVTIILFAEIAKRSYTHLKQQEIFLLYYMAGAALASPFQGLLWNQYLVQSDAARMLGLTEFIPHWIAPALGSGSYLERTFMHPDWLVPIMLLVGAQLVQRIDHFGLGYSLYRITSDVEKLPFPMAPVGALGTMALAESTEDKKTGWKWRVFSIGGVIGLAFGFFYVLLPALSGLLFSEPIRLIPIPWIELTMHTEDLLPAVATGIQFDLGLVFIGMVLPFWAVIGGLVGLIITIIANPILYSHGVLHRWHPGMATVETVFANNFDFYMSFGIGLGLAIGAVGIYYVVKSFRNTDGKGLDFSALFNPPEGRGDINFWVSIGIYVFSTLCYIAFCVWLVPSFPWIFFVLYGFIYTPIISYITARMEGVAGQFIALPMVREFSFIAGAKFFGYQGLEIWYAPIPIHNYGEATVQFRQIELTGTSLRGIIKAEIIVFPIVMVSSLLFSQFLWQLAPIPSPEYPFAQELWHLQALNTLLMQTSTLEGNSLFFEALSGPIVLSGLGLGLIMYSVLNVLGLPVLLVYGVVRGLGQSTPHGMLLEVIGALLGRFYFLKKYGKQWRHYAPVLLAGFSCGMGLTGMFAMGCTLIMKSLGRLAY; via the coding sequence ATGTATGACGACAAAGAACTGAAAGAGTATCGTGACTTAATGAAGCCCCCCGACAAGTTCGAGGAGGGGTTTGATTGGAAGATGATAGTTGGTGCCATTTTCATAGGATTCCTGATGATGCCGGGGTCTATGTATTTGCAGCTGGTCATTGGTCAGGGCATCGGTCCTGCAGCCCGCTGGGTAACGATCATCCTCTTTGCAGAGATTGCAAAACGCTCATACACCCACCTAAAACAGCAAGAAATTTTCCTTCTTTATTATATGGCTGGCGCAGCACTGGCTTCGCCATTCCAAGGACTGCTATGGAACCAGTACCTCGTGCAGTCGGACGCGGCGAGAATGTTGGGACTGACCGAATTCATTCCACACTGGATAGCCCCGGCTCTTGGGTCAGGATCATATCTAGAACGCACATTCATGCACCCGGACTGGCTGGTACCAATCATGCTGCTGGTGGGCGCACAACTGGTGCAGCGCATCGACCACTTCGGGCTGGGATATTCTCTGTATCGCATCACTTCGGATGTGGAAAAACTGCCCTTCCCCATGGCCCCGGTTGGCGCATTGGGTACCATGGCACTGGCCGAATCCACCGAGGATAAAAAAACCGGCTGGAAATGGCGGGTGTTCTCCATCGGCGGAGTCATCGGACTGGCGTTTGGATTTTTCTATGTATTGTTGCCAGCACTATCAGGACTACTGTTCAGTGAACCAATCCGACTGATTCCCATTCCGTGGATTGAGTTGACCATGCACACTGAAGACCTTTTGCCCGCAGTGGCAACAGGTATACAGTTCGATCTGGGGCTAGTGTTTATCGGCATGGTCCTGCCGTTCTGGGCGGTCATAGGCGGGCTGGTTGGTCTGATCATTACCATCATCGCCAACCCGATCCTGTATTCCCATGGAGTCCTGCACCGCTGGCATCCGGGTATGGCAACCGTTGAGACAGTGTTCGCCAACAACTTTGATTTTTACATGAGCTTCGGTATCGGACTGGGCCTGGCCATCGGCGCGGTGGGTATCTATTATGTGGTCAAATCTTTCCGAAATACGGATGGTAAAGGACTGGATTTCTCGGCCCTGTTCAATCCACCTGAAGGCCGTGGTGACATCAACTTCTGGGTATCCATCGGCATCTATGTTTTTTCAACACTCTGTTACATCGCATTCTGCGTCTGGCTGGTGCCATCATTCCCATGGATTTTCTTCGTGCTGTACGGCTTCATCTACACGCCAATAATCTCGTACATCACAGCCCGAATGGAAGGTGTAGCCGGTCAGTTCATCGCACTGCCCATGGTTCGAGAATTCTCATTCATCGCCGGCGCCAAATTCTTCGGCTATCAAGGTCTTGAAATCTGGTACGCGCCCATTCCCATTCACAACTATGGAGAGGCCACGGTCCAATTCCGGCAGATCGAACTGACCGGAACAAGCCTACGCGGCATCATCAAGGCGGAAATCATCGTCTTCCCCATCGTCATGGTGTCATCACTGCTATTTTCACAATTTCTGTGGCAATTGGCACCCATTCCGTCTCCGGAATATCCGTTTGCGCAGGAATTATGGCATTTGCAGGCATTGAACACCCTGCTCATGCAGACCTCAACCTTGGAAGGCAATTCACTCTTTTTCGAGGCGTTGTCCGGTCCTATTGTACTGTCAGGTCTTGGTTTGGGACTCATCATGTACTCAGTACTGAACGTACTCGGACTCCCCGTACTTCTCGTTTACGGCGTAGTGCGTGGTCTGGGACAATCAACGCCGCATGGCATGTTGCTGGAGGTAATCGGCGCATTGCTCGGTCGATTCTACTTCCTGAAGAAATACGGCAAGCAATGGCGGCATTACGCGCCGGTTCTGCTGGCTGGGTTCTCCTGCGGCATGGGATTAACGGGTATGTTCGCCATGGGTTGCACGCTTATCATGAAATCACTGGGCCGATTGGCGTATTAG
- a CDS encoding DUF6785 family protein has protein sequence MNGRLRLRALLTGLLLGLTLCIFTPLNNTVLHNTPMGGGHFPMAPFFIVTWLFVFDAFSSRLSKRPPFFSGVELLVIWLMMVLFTAIGFAGLTETFFINITAPERFAKDAYRWTEVLTPLLPQSWFPQSTEAVSLFFEGLDGGNEMGVAAVLSAIPWGIWLPTLLVWSLFILGSFFVMICLMTLFGRQWVVNERVHFPMVSVPMIMGDALDQKQFISWWSNNYLLIGLTMAGALHLINGLQFYYPSVPQIPTLILAGSYFPKFGLFSGFYKLKLYIIPAFIGFAFLTTRQISFSMWVFHLMAGLLFGLLYILGWQLPEAALGTTFGPDLARPEGAQVIGAYAIFFIFLIWLARHHLKETFICFLRPTCHSTELEGKGKFDTIPDEWGPPIWPLWGLFIGMIFLMAWGWWFGLPLLAAVLLPCAFLIVTLVTSRLVCQGGLPYFTLTAAPSDGLMGLFGTGFFGSVGVAATAVMQKVLFLDVREAIAPTLFHGSKIRQETPKRNLVLVAIGLSLVLALVTAFVTMLYLGYKYGLRELNLDWATQTVLANYENAQRLVDQPTGPNEWLITYAGFGALAMFILIFCYYKFPWWPLHPLGYLAAYSAGMKILWFPFFLGWMCNHLVLHYGGTSLFNRVRFLFIGLILGDFLMGGFWAMIGLFNEQSYNVFPL, from the coding sequence ATGAACGGAAGACTCCGCCTCCGCGCGCTTCTGACCGGCCTGCTCCTTGGCCTGACCTTGTGCATTTTCACGCCGCTGAACAACACGGTCCTGCACAACACGCCCATGGGCGGCGGGCATTTCCCCATGGCCCCATTCTTCATCGTAACATGGTTGTTCGTGTTCGATGCCTTTTCCTCCAGACTCAGCAAACGTCCGCCATTCTTTTCCGGGGTTGAACTGCTCGTTATATGGCTGATGATGGTCCTGTTCACGGCTATCGGCTTTGCCGGTCTCACCGAAACCTTTTTCATCAACATCACGGCCCCAGAACGATTTGCCAAGGATGCCTATCGTTGGACCGAAGTCCTGACGCCGCTTCTGCCGCAATCATGGTTCCCGCAATCAACCGAAGCGGTCAGCCTGTTTTTCGAAGGACTGGACGGCGGCAACGAAATGGGTGTCGCCGCAGTTCTGTCAGCCATCCCATGGGGTATTTGGTTGCCCACTTTGCTCGTCTGGTCACTGTTCATTCTCGGCTCCTTCTTCGTCATGATCTGCCTGATGACCCTTTTCGGCCGCCAGTGGGTTGTTAACGAACGGGTCCACTTCCCGATGGTGAGCGTCCCCATGATCATGGGAGACGCGTTGGACCAGAAACAATTCATTTCATGGTGGTCCAACAACTATCTGCTCATCGGACTGACCATGGCCGGAGCGTTGCACCTCATCAACGGGTTGCAATTCTATTATCCCTCTGTCCCACAAATACCGACACTCATTCTGGCCGGGTCATATTTCCCCAAATTCGGTCTTTTTTCCGGTTTCTACAAACTCAAACTCTACATCATCCCGGCGTTTATCGGATTCGCCTTCCTGACAACCCGCCAGATATCCTTTTCCATGTGGGTGTTTCATCTCATGGCCGGACTGCTTTTCGGACTCCTCTACATCCTCGGGTGGCAGCTTCCCGAAGCCGCGCTCGGCACCACCTTCGGTCCAGACCTTGCCCGCCCCGAAGGTGCACAGGTGATCGGCGCATACGCCATCTTCTTCATCTTCCTCATCTGGCTGGCTCGACATCACCTCAAGGAAACCTTCATCTGTTTCCTGCGCCCGACCTGCCACAGCACTGAATTGGAAGGAAAAGGTAAATTCGACACTATCCCCGACGAATGGGGACCGCCCATATGGCCGCTTTGGGGACTTTTTATTGGCATGATCTTTCTCATGGCCTGGGGCTGGTGGTTCGGCCTCCCGCTTCTGGCCGCCGTACTCCTGCCCTGCGCATTTCTTATCGTCACACTGGTGACCAGCCGTCTGGTCTGTCAGGGTGGACTGCCATATTTCACACTCACTGCCGCGCCATCTGATGGTCTTATGGGACTGTTCGGCACCGGCTTTTTCGGTTCCGTGGGTGTGGCTGCCACCGCTGTCATGCAAAAAGTCCTGTTCCTCGACGTGCGTGAGGCCATTGCGCCAACACTTTTCCACGGCTCAAAGATTCGACAGGAAACCCCGAAACGCAACCTCGTACTCGTTGCCATCGGCCTATCTCTGGTGCTCGCACTCGTCACCGCGTTCGTGACCATGCTCTATCTCGGCTACAAATACGGCCTGAGAGAACTCAATCTTGATTGGGCCACACAGACTGTGCTCGCCAACTACGAAAATGCACAGCGACTCGTGGACCAACCCACCGGCCCCAACGAATGGCTCATCACCTATGCCGGGTTCGGCGCGCTCGCCATGTTCATCTTGATTTTCTGCTACTATAAATTCCCATGGTGGCCATTGCATCCGCTCGGCTACCTGGCCGCTTATTCGGCTGGCATGAAGATACTCTGGTTCCCATTCTTCCTCGGCTGGATGTGTAACCATCTGGTCTTGCATTACGGCGGGACCAGTCTGTTCAATCGAGTCCGTTTCCTGTTCATAGGACTCATACTCGGCGATTTCCTGATGGGTGGCTTCTGGGCCATGATCGGATTGTTCAACGAACAAAGTTATAATGTATTCCCGTTGTAG